The window GGGCGGGGGTGCCGATGCCCGAGCGTCCGCGGACGTACATCTGCGGCAGGGCGTTGGGGTTCGAACCCATGTCGAGGTTCTCGGCGATGCGGAACGAGGGCTCGAAGATCTGGATGGCGCTCAGGGCGTTGCCCTGGGGCGCCACGGTTTTGAGCTGTTCGCCGGTGATCGTGGTCGATGATCCGGAGAACGATTTCTGGGCGATGTTCAGGATGCCCGTGACCACGACGTTGCCGATTTCGCTCACGGCCGGGTCCATGTGGACGTTGATCTTGTCCAGCTCCTTGAAGACCTGCTTGCCGTTGTTGAAAACGGCGATCTCCTGGTTCTTCATGCCCAGGAACGAGAACGAAAGGGTCATGTCGTCCGAGCGGCGGGCCTTGAGGGTGAATTTGCCGTCGGGACCCGTCACGGCGCCGCGGCTCGCCTGTTTGAGCACGACGCTCACGCCGGCCAGCGGCAGTCCGTTTTCGTCGTAGACCACGCCGGAGAACTGCACGGCCTCCTCGGTGCCCTTTTTGATCTCGTCCGCAGGCCGGATGACGACCATGTTGCCGCGGATCTGGTAGCTGAGGCTGCTGTTGCGCAGGCAGTGTTTCACCACGTCAACGACGGTGGTGCGGCTCATTTGCATCGAAACGCGCGGCAGCGACTCGATCTGCGAATTGTTGTAGACGAAGTCGTACTGCGTGTGGTTGTCCAGCCAGGTAAAGACCTGCTGTACGGTGGCGTTGCGGAAGTTGACCGCGATCGTCTGCTGCGACTGCTGTGCGCGGACGGCGCTCAGTCCCGCTGTCCAGATCACCAGCAGCACGGCCAGCCGCCGCATCACTCTGCCGGAGAAACCTGCTTCGGGTAAAAATTTCTTCATACGCTGTCGGGTTATATGGATGAAACGATCAAAGATCCCCGCCTTCGAACCCCGGAGGCGGGGATCTTCAAAGTCTTAGTCGATGAGCCGGCTGATCGACTCGTAGATGAACCGGTAGTGTTCGCGGGTGCGCCGGTCGCTGCTGTTGATGTAGGGTTTCACGATCTGACGCAGCTCCTTGAGGATGCCGTAGTAGAGCTGGCGCGTTGACTGCGTGTTGATCACGGGCCAGTATTTCAGCGCTCCGTACTGGGCGCCGACCTCGTCGCGTCCGAAGTCCACGCCGTTCGTCGAGTAGAGCAGCGGCATCTCGTCGAGGGCCTTCATGCACGCTTCGGGGTCGCTGAAATCGAAGACCTTCGGGTCGCCGGCGATCTGTGCCGCGAGTGCCGATGCCGAACCGTTCCGGTACTTGGCGTTGCGGTCCACGATTTTCGACGAGGCCATCATCGTCTTGGCGAAGTTCGTCTGGTAGTAGAAATCCTCGTCGGAGAGCTTCTGTCCCTTGCGGGTCTTCTCGAAGAGTTTGTCGAACATGTAGCGGATGTAGCGCGCATGGTCGAAATGCTCCTTGCCCCGCCCCTCGTAGATGAACAGACGGGTCGCCGTGGCGTTCATCAGCAGGCTGAGGTAGTCCTTGTGCTCCTCGATGCGTTCGCGCTGGATGCCCATCAGGCGCACCAGCTCGGGGCGCTGCACCCAGTCGGGCATGTAGCGGTTGGCGTAGAGGATGTCGAGGGCCTCCTTCTGTTCCGCATAGGGCGTGAACTCATAGCTGGGAACGGGGTCGTTGGCCTTGCGCTCGTAGGTCTTCACGCCGTAGGCCGTGATGGCCACCTGGGTCAGCAGCTGTTTGTAGCGGCGGTAGAGGTAGTTGTAGATGCCGTTGCGGTAGAGATACTCGGGGTCGTCCTCGTCGGAGATCCACTTGTCGAAGTTCTCCATGCAGTACCTGAGGTTGCCCAGGGCGTATTTGAAGTTCTTGATGTCGTCGTCGCCCACGTCGTTGGCGCCGCAGTCGGGGCAGTCCTTGGCGTTCTCGTAGCGGTAGACGGGATTGCCGACCGTGGCGTCCACCCATTTCTCGATCACCTTGAGCTCCTCCTCGGAGGTCTTGGCTTCGGGAACGGGCTTGTAGAGGCACTTCACGACGTGGTAGTCGTATTCGCCCACGCCCGTCGGGGTGATTCGGAAGCCCTTCTCCACGGCGTCGATCGGCGCGATGAAGTTGTACTTGGCGATGTCGAGCATCGAGGGCGTCGTGCCGTATTTCCGCGTGAAGGCGGCGTTGTGGCGCAGCGAATCCGAGGGGAAGGCCGCCGACGAGGTCAGGTTGTACGACATGCCGAAGCAGTCAACGCCGGTGAGCCACGTGAAGTGGTTCTTGACGTGCTCGAAAAGCGTGCTGTCGGGCATGTAGCGCTGGCGCACCGACGGATCGGCGTGCGCCGTGAAGACGAAGATCTCGAACGGCATCTCCCACGTCATGTTGTGGCAGACCATGACCGTCGTGCGGAGAATCTCGCCGCTGCGGGGATCGACGTAGGTGCGCACGCGGGTGTCGCCCGTGAGCGAAGGCACGTAGTTGATGCAGTTGTAGCGGAAGTTCTGGGGGCTGAACTGCGGGTCCTCTTCGGGCGTGGGGAACGGCCTGACGCGGATGGCGTTCTTGAAGCCGATGGCCTCGAAACACTTGTTCCATTCGAGGATGCCCTTCGTGATGGCGGCGCTCATCTGCGCCGTGAAGGTCGTGTCGATGTAGAAAACCACGGGGGCCTTGGGCTCCACGGCTTCGCCCCGGTCGTAGGCCGCCTGGTCCGACGGCTCCATGCGCCAGCGGGTGGCGAAATAGACGGGGTTCATCAGCTTGTAGTCCGAGTGGTAGTTGTACTTGCCCAGCACGTTCAGCGGCAGACGGAAGTCGGCCAGGCGCGGACGCATCGGCGTCTCGGGCAGCAGGGCCAGCGAACGCACCAGCTTGGCGGTGGTCACCTTGTTGTAGGTCTTGCCGATTTTGCTGTCGTAGGTGATGTAGCTGGTGACGGTGGCGTTGTCGTCGAAAGCCGCCACGTCGGTCAGCAGCGAGCGGTCCTTCTTCTGGTTGAAGGAGACGCCGCGCAGCACGAGTTTCGTTTCCGAGCGGGGGTCGATGGCCGTCAGCAGGCTTTCGCCTCCGATGAACAGGTCGGTCATGTCGAACACGACGGCCGTGGAGTCGGCGTTGAAGGCTTTGATCTTGTACGACCCGAGGATCGCCGGCATGTTGCTCTGGGCCAGGGCGCGGCGGATCTCCTCGCCGTTGTCGGCCACGACCGACTGGCTGCGGTCGCGGCGCAGCAGGACCGTGCGGTTGATCGTGTCGAACTTGACTTGCAGCGGCCGCAGCGGCGAGAGGCCGACGTAACTGTCGGTGTGGTCGGTGATCTCGGCCACCGACGA of the Alistipes senegalensis JC50 genome contains:
- a CDS encoding zinc-dependent metalloprotease, yielding MKRYLICLLSLLLLSGASTATFAKGRKSKKKAQTTTAAAPVKKQSEYDKLFKDKKVKTSKGGIMTLHIVDDKLLVELPLKMLNRDMMLMSSVAEITDHTDSYVGLSPLRPLQVKFDTINRTVLLRRDRSQSVVADNGEEIRRALAQSNMPAILGSYKIKAFNADSTAVVFDMTDLFIGGESLLTAIDPRSETKLVLRGVSFNQKKDRSLLTDVAAFDDNATVTSYITYDSKIGKTYNKVTTAKLVRSLALLPETPMRPRLADFRLPLNVLGKYNYHSDYKLMNPVYFATRWRMEPSDQAAYDRGEAVEPKAPVVFYIDTTFTAQMSAAITKGILEWNKCFEAIGFKNAIRVRPFPTPEEDPQFSPQNFRYNCINYVPSLTGDTRVRTYVDPRSGEILRTTVMVCHNMTWEMPFEIFVFTAHADPSVRQRYMPDSTLFEHVKNHFTWLTGVDCFGMSYNLTSSAAFPSDSLRHNAAFTRKYGTTPSMLDIAKYNFIAPIDAVEKGFRITPTGVGEYDYHVVKCLYKPVPEAKTSEEELKVIEKWVDATVGNPVYRYENAKDCPDCGANDVGDDDIKNFKYALGNLRYCMENFDKWISDEDDPEYLYRNGIYNYLYRRYKQLLTQVAITAYGVKTYERKANDPVPSYEFTPYAEQKEALDILYANRYMPDWVQRPELVRLMGIQRERIEEHKDYLSLLMNATATRLFIYEGRGKEHFDHARYIRYMFDKLFEKTRKGQKLSDEDFYYQTNFAKTMMASSKIVDRNAKYRNGSASALAAQIAGDPKVFDFSDPEACMKALDEMPLLYSTNGVDFGRDEVGAQYGALKYWPVINTQSTRQLYYGILKELRQIVKPYINSSDRRTREHYRFIYESISRLID